The sequence below is a genomic window from Humulus lupulus chromosome 3, drHumLupu1.1, whole genome shotgun sequence.
caaatGCTCCCATATGATTCCCTGCGATACCAGACCCATAATTTCAACCAAAATAGGTATTTAGCACAAGATTTTGACCACAAAAAACTCCATACAACCTAAATAAACTATTAAAAACATCAAATCACCACAGAAACACACCAAAATCCCCTTAAAACCCAAAATTGCAAATTTATAGTCTTAAACAACTTTAACCTCAAAATCCGAAAATCTACCAAGGAAAGCTTACCTCTGAATCGTGATCCAAGACTTCTACACCAAAATGAATCCCTAGCAGCCGCTCTCTCCCTTGCTTGCCACTACTTCCTCCAAACTTCCTCAAATTTTCAATAAGAATTCCCGTTGTGTTTGATGTTCTTGGAGCTTTTGAGAGTTACCAAAGAGGAGAGAAGGAGAGAGTTTGAACGTGAGTTCCACTTCCCCAAGGTTGCTGCCCACTTTACTAGATGATGATGTCAAATGaccattgttgacgcggttcttcgccaacagataattatacaaataaacgggatggattagtgctaaatagtgaaccgtaatatgaaaatgtcgtaactctaaactagcgaaattagtatcgtgggaaggttatcactcatttctttttaggtggttcaaaggttaaaatctatctagtccaccagtcaatattattgatatctcttgagtattccttacagagtgtttcttttcCACCaaaatgccaaccccttgcaacgcccagggtcttggtatttatagggagaggatacctgggcgttggtaaagggggtcatcctgtgaccttcttacccatcatgtcatctctgtgacactgatgattaattcctaaaacctgacaatgaggtgttgtctaattaataggtaagggggataatgggtcgcatggcccaaactagtcgtggggtgcctgaacacgcacgtttatactgcgtgcccgagaattcaggaatggaatagacatgtaatgtctgatatgtgcacgtttacattgcgtggtagcctttacaaggattcgagtgtcagatctatgcagcacctcgagcttgatgtagtgccagctcgtgatatccatagtATTGATCCACTACCTTCGAGTAGACTGCTAACTCTCTGATCAGCTCAGGCAagggaggtggagactcgtaacagcagctccgggtggacgatttacacgtggcggactaaattatgccattttccagctcgctaataacttgCAGATATTTAAGGCGTACAACTATATTACACCTACACACTCTTAACCTTCAAGGTAACCtccaagggtaaaatagtcatttagcTCCAATTTCCACTAAACCTCAAAATTCACCTAAAATTTCTAATTAAGTCAACCAAACCCAATTACTCACCGAATTACTTCCCATTTACCAATAACCTCAATAATTTGCCAAATTACATGCCCGATTGCCCCTCTAAGACCTTTTTTCTATCCCTTTCACAACCAAATTGAGCAAGGAAGAGTCTTGGAGAATGATCAGAAATGGAAACAGGGAGACAGGTTGGTTAGACCTTACGGAgggtttttttcaaaaaaattttttAACGATTTAGTAGTAAGAACCCTAAAGACTAACTCGACAAGAGCATGTACATTGTTTTCTTCTTTGGTTAGATTGAGAGCAATAGACAAGGAACTGACAATATCATCCAAATTCAGTTTAGAGTCAGCAAACAGGGAGATAACAAAACATTTGCAAACAGAGATGTATTTAAGTAAAGATCTAAGTAAAACccaaatgaaatagaagtaaactTGAGAAACATGCCTTCTTACCAGAGAGATATACAAAACAAGCAATGATAACCAACGTACCTCAGCTCTCCAGGCTATGTTCCTAATTCTAGACATAATTATCAACAAATTCATGGAAAATAAAAAAATGGCAGTTAACAGGAGTTGGGAttgatagaaaatagaagaaattggagagagaaggaaagaaagatcTGATTGATGAAACCCTAGATTTATAGAGAATCTAAGTAATAAATGCTTCAGAAAAAGATTTCAGAGATTACTGCAGTAGATGGAATTTGCAGAGTAATTAACCGTCTCAAAACAATCTTAGACGGACAAAAATCTAGATTGGCACCAGAGCAAGTAAACGGGATGAAGTAACGTGAATTCAATTGTTGAAGTAGCCTTGTACAAGTAATATTTTGATGTATCTACAAAAATGAAAATGCTTCACTCCATTCTTTTCCCCAACTGAAAATACTAATCCAAATGCTTTCATTGCTTGTCAAGCGGATGGGAAGTCGAGATGTTTTTGCAGTTGCAAGATTCCAATACATGTTAATTTCTTATTATGACTTTTAAAACAAAAAGGCGATGATCATACAAACACGTCGGtgatgaattattattattattaagtcgAGCTATAAAGGATTTCTCCCCTTTAAAATGCAATCAACAAATTTTACTATTACAAAAAGCTAAATTCCTGCTGACTCCCACATGAAACTCCAACCACATCACTGTTCAACTGCACCACGtgaaaagaaaaacaaaggggCTGGTTCAAATGACTGCCATTGGAGTTACAAACAAGTATTATGGATCAACACATTTTTGTCTACCTGTGTCAGATAATTAGAGAAAGACACAACCAAGTTTCAACAGGTCTCTCCGTGAGACCATTCCAAGAGTTCCAAAAAGTAGTAGCATTCTGTAGTTGCAAAACAACATAATCAGGCAACACCAACTCTAGTAGAGGCCACACAAAAAAACTAGCTGAAGGTTAACTTAGGCTTTTGAGATATAAGATTTAAGCACCGGCCGAAACACACCGACTGTTTCGACGCTCAAAATGAACCAAACTGACCCACCAGTCCACCCAGTCCAGAATGAGCAAgcttcctacaaaataaaattaaacgcTAGCAAAAAGTTCCTTAATATAGAAATCAGGAACAAAGTATCAACAAGAAATACTAACAGTAAATATATAGAAACTTGAAAGGTTTTCATAACACCAAGATTTGAAGAATGCTTTAAAAATTATCACAGCCATTATACAAATATATGGGAACATAACATTGGCCAAGTAACTGCACAAGTGAAAGTACTAAAGGTAGATGAATAGCTCTGTCAAGAACCGAAGGAACTTGCATACTTCCCATTGCCCGTAAGAGACACCCTGCTTGATCTGTATTAGATAGCACTCTATCATCAGTTAAAGATGagaataaaattttcaaaaatctTCCTCTTAGTACATCACTAACATATACTACTCTTCCATCAAAGAAGGTCAAAAGGGATTCAACAATCAATGTATGGCATATTTTTCACGGTATCAAGAAAATTCCAGCAAAAACCTCAAATGGCATGTTCAAAGAATCTGATCATCTCTTTCTACCACCACGCTCTCTAAGAGAAAGAGTAAGTGTTTCGCCTGCTCCAACATTGTAATGAGCAAGTGATACATTGTCCTTGAGGAAACCAGGTTTTCCACTCAGTTTCTGTTTGTTTGCTGGAAGCTGGATCTCGCCCGCAATTTTTTCCTTCAGACTTCCTACAGTTTCAGATAGAGACTGTACTGTGATCTCCAGAAGTTGACCTTTAAGATTTCCTTCATCGACATTAGGAACAGAAATAGAAATGCGAACAGGTCCCTGCCACATATATAAATCTCAAGTCAGAAACCAAATAAAACAACAGAAATCATGTATTTAATTAGATAACAGATGTCAGAAAATTTTGGCTGCCAAAGGTAGCAACACAAGAAACAATACCGGATGTTGAGCCAAAAACTGATCTTCTGGAACAAGCAAAGAGTCGTCATGCTTTTGCCTCTTTGGCTCTGGTTCTTCTGGAAGTGGTGGAGGAGCTTCCTCAGGTGGTGGTGGAGGCATTCCATGAGGCAAAGGGGGTGGGGGCATTCCATGGGGCATTGCAGGTGGGGGGCCAGGAACTGGAGCATAACCTCGGGGAACTGGTAGGGGATTGTAATGAGAACCAGGAGGAGGCGGCACAGACATATTTGGTCCACCTAAAGACATGGAGGGAGGCATTGAGTGCGGTCGGTTCATCATATAGGACTGCTGACCAGAATTCATGGTCATTTGCGGCATTGGCGGCCTCTGCATCATTTGCATAACTGGGGGTCTTTGTTGAGGTACAGGGAGCCCACCACTGTTTGGAGGTGGATACTGAATTGTGTTTTGAGGCATACGAGGAATATTCAAAGCTAATCCAGGTGGTGGTGGAAGAGGACGAACTAAAGGTGCACCAAATTTAGGAGGAGCAGTAGGACCAGGTAGGGTCCTGTAGTCATTGTTAGCAGCATCGCTCTGATCCTCTCCGTTAAGATTTTGTGACATAGCTTGGTTTGCAGTTCGCCCAATACTTCCAGTGTGACCATCCCATATGACCTGCTTCGGTTGTTcatcttttttcttttcaatCTCAGCCTTCACAGCATTGGAGACTTCTTCCTCTGTGGTACCAAATATATCAGGACGAGTACGTGCAAGCCCAACAATGTTTTTAGATATCTCATCATCCTGAGCCAGAGTAGTCTCTCGAATCTTCGCAAACATCCTCTCCTTTTGCTCTTTGAACTTGGGATCAATGAGAGAAATCCTCATGTGTTCAGACATCTCATTAATAGGAATTAGCTCACCAGTGATTGGAGAAACAACATACTTCGTTGGGTCTCTTTCAGCAGGAATCCTATCCTCAGGCCTCTTCCAGTTCTTAACAATTCTCATTGGCGGTTCTGGTTCCTCAGACACCTTCATCTCATTCCTCTTTTCTTCATCATTCTCATCAAGTCTAGTTAGTTTCATGCCCTCCTCAACAAGTTGCATCTCTTCTTCGTCCATTTCCATTTCCACCTCTTTGTTGGGCTCAACAATGTCTTCTTCCATAGATGTAACCTTACTTCTCCTTATGACCTCCTCCAGGGTCATGGGAGGAGGTAAATCCTCATCCTCATCATCAGCAAAGTCTATTGACTCAACCACAACAAAGTCATGCCAATCTATCATGGCCATTTGTATTCTTTCCTGCTCAATCTCATCCTCAGCTTTTTGCCTAGCCTGCTCTTGCGAGCGTTCCCACTCTAGCCTATGCACACATCGTTCAAGCACAGTCGTCATATCAACAACACTCTTTTTAAGCTTCTCTGTCAAGCCCTTTGGGGGCATCAAAACTTTTGAATACGCATCTGCTAGTGAAGTAAAAAACATGAACATACTATGAGTAGGCTTCAGAAAATGGAATTGAGGGTTATTAATCTCCCTACTAGTCAATCCTGTCAAAAACGATTTCCCATTTCGAGCAACAAACTGGGCTGTGAGCTTAATAATATCCAATTCTTCCCCAGTAATTCCTTCAGGAAGTCGAACAGTATACTGCTCCGCTTCTGGGGGCTCAAGAACTTTACGTACAGGTCTAAACTGGGCGGACGGATCAGGCTTCTGTGCTGTTGTTTCATTGCCATCGGCAGCCGTAGTTGGCGAGGCAGACTCAGGTCCAGTAGAGTCTGCAGGCTGTGAAGAAGGTTGCAGTGAAGGCGACTGATTCTGAGCACGGAATTCAGACAGCCTATGCTGGTAATAAGCATGGTATGGATCTGAAGGAATCAGGAAATTGAATTTGGCATTCCCAGTATTGTTTGCTATAATCCTTTTCTCAAATTCAGGCCCATTCTTAGCAACGAATTGCGAAGTTTTATCGACAATGTTTCGAATATCCGGAGGAGGGTGTATGATTCCAATAGTTCTTGTGTGGGTTGCAACTGAAGCAGGAGCCGAGTTGGATTTGTTcagctcctcctcctcctcctcctccttcttctccttctgctGCTCTTCAGTCAGTTGAGATAGCGGAAGTGGCCCAAGATTTCCATCAGAGGGAGGAGCAGGAAGGGGTAAGATTGGCCCCGTTCCTCCTAACATTCTTTACTTCTTTTTCCTTTCAAAAATGACAATCACCTATATCTACAATCAATATCAATACCGACAAAATTAGAAATAATTTTCAAAACCAATTAGTTCTATTAGCTCAAACCAAATCAATAATGAAAATTAAGCTATTAttccaacaacaacaaaaatcagTCGTACACAAAACGCACAAAGGTccacttccactactactacttctgtaTATCACTATTCGTTTACATTAATATATACTTTTTCTCATTCTTATACTGACTGAccatgaaaaaaaaagaaaatggtaTTGGAGTACAAAATTAACGATGAGAGAGAGTTTGCAATTGAATATTATAACAACATCTACTGTTTACATTGAAACTCACAGAAGAAGAGACTAAATATTACATGGACCAGGAGCGGCCGGTGCTGGATCAGGGAAGGAGACAGGATCGGCCGGCGAGAGACCACGGCGGCGGAGTACGAGCCAACGAGAGTGAAAATGGGAAGGATCGAGAAATGGACAGATGcgattttttcagttttttagaTTTTAGGGTTTGAAGTTTGAACAAGGAATGTTTGGCCCAAAACAAATAGGCAAAGGTGCATTTGTAAGCCCAACTCTCAAagatttttatttttggaaattacacctatcagattttttttttagaattttacataaatatgggaaaactAACTAATCTTTTTATAAATATGGACAAAAacataattaagaaaaatatagaATTAGGCACCTAATAAAAACTATAAAATATGAGATTCCCATAAACGAAGAAATCAGATTACCATAAACATTAGTAAATTTGATATAAATTGCCCACTACAAGATTCCGATCAAGAAACCAATCGCCAATCACCAAATCTTCAACTTGTTCTCCATAGTTTCCAACCACAGCAACACACGAAATTCTTCTTCTTCGATCAAGAAACCAAATTTATGACCGCCTGCTCTTCTTTTTCTCCGGCCTTCTACAATCATTGAATTAAACGTAGAGTTCAATTTCTGAACACCTCCTCTTCTTCTCCGGCAACTGAAACAAAATTTCGAAAACAAAATTTTGATTCTTTTCCAACAATCACATCTTCTTCTTCGACAACATCTTCTGATTTTAGCTTCGTTCAAATCAGGAAAAACACAAATCCATCAACTTCTACAATTTCTCAAATAGGTAACatttaaactaaacaaaatctTCTTTGAAATATACGACATGGAAAATAATTACACAAGAAACTAGgaaattagttttttatttacTCACATGAAACTGGTTACATCACATAATTTGAACATTTGCATAAttcaaatattacaaaaaaaaaactagacaaaaaattaaatacaGTATCTAGTTACACACACaacaaaagaataataataacactATGCATAATAATTTATCATGAAACATGGAAATTAGATCTTTATTTACGTTAATGAAACCGATTACATAATATGTCTTTAACATTTGCATatttgaaatattaaaaaaaaaacaagagaacACATTCAAttaggtaaccagttacacacGCAAAACTCAacattatgcaaaaaaaaaaaattaaacatagaATCTGGAAATcagttcttgatttacttaaaGGAAACCGTTTACATTATATATTTTCAAC
It includes:
- the LOC133824116 gene encoding probable splicing factor 3A subunit 1, producing the protein MLGGTGPILPLPAPPSDGNLGPLPLSQLTEEQQKEKKEEEEEEELNKSNSAPASVATHTRTIGIIHPPPDIRNIVDKTSQFVAKNGPEFEKRIIANNTGNAKFNFLIPSDPYHAYYQHRLSEFRAQNQSPSLQPSSQPADSTGPESASPTTAADGNETTAQKPDPSAQFRPVRKVLEPPEAEQYTVRLPEGITGEELDIIKLTAQFVARNGKSFLTGLTSREINNPQFHFLKPTHSMFMFFTSLADAYSKVLMPPKGLTEKLKKSVVDMTTVLERCVHRLEWERSQEQARQKAEDEIEQERIQMAMIDWHDFVVVESIDFADDEDEDLPPPMTLEEVIRRSKVTSMEEDIVEPNKEVEMEMDEEEMQLVEEGMKLTRLDENDEEKRNEMKVSEEPEPPMRIVKNWKRPEDRIPAERDPTKYVVSPITGELIPINEMSEHMRISLIDPKFKEQKERMFAKIRETTLAQDDEISKNIVGLARTRPDIFGTTEEEVSNAVKAEIEKKKDEQPKQVIWDGHTGSIGRTANQAMSQNLNGEDQSDAANNDYRTLPGPTAPPKFGAPLVRPLPPPPGLALNIPRMPQNTIQYPPPNSGGLPVPQQRPPVMQMMQRPPMPQMTMNSGQQSYMMNRPHSMPPSMSLGGPNMSVPPPPGSHYNPLPVPRGYAPVPGPPPAMPHGMPPPPLPHGMPPPPPEEAPPPLPEEPEPKRQKHDDSLLVPEDQFLAQHPGPVRISISVPNVDEGNLKGQLLEITVQSLSETVGSLKEKIAGEIQLPANKQKLSGKPGFLKDNVSLAHYNVGAGETLTLSLRERGGRKR